In Staphylococcus saccharolyticus, one genomic interval encodes:
- a CDS encoding MFS transporter produces the protein MKESKNYNLITTIMFLSGIIVMGSLYTALPLTAAFAEDFHVPESIATLNGVIFSLTYSLSCLFYGTISEKFGRIKTILVGMSALVVICLVIGFVHSFIILLIMRALQGVFAASFSPAAMTYTTETYPPVKRVTAISFISTSFMLSGVLGQNMSEMIVSHFNWQWIYFILTLLYLILAFVILKNVPESSHKNPDIKLLKFFNNFKDFKENLKVFYCLFISLTLLIMFISMYSILNSYITSSQVAGDMSAASIVKLFGVIGMLLSLLAGRLSSRLGMKRVLSIALATSVVSLILIGTFTNIVVITIFSVTFVAGIAFSIPTVISKIGVVVNSNQGFFLSVNTVILFLGTAIAPILMIYVEQLTNFFIQFAVIALIGLMSLIVSFFMPSDQRSY, from the coding sequence ATGAAGGAAAGTAAAAATTACAATCTCATCACAACAATTATGTTTTTATCAGGCATTATAGTAATGGGAAGTTTATATACAGCTTTACCGCTTACCGCAGCGTTCGCAGAAGACTTTCATGTTCCTGAATCGATAGCAACACTTAATGGAGTCATTTTCTCGTTAACTTATTCTTTAAGTTGTCTTTTTTATGGAACTATTTCTGAAAAGTTCGGTAGAATAAAAACAATTTTAGTCGGTATGAGTGCTCTTGTTGTTATTTGTCTGGTTATTGGGTTTGTTCATTCATTTATTATCTTGCTTATCATGCGTGCATTGCAAGGTGTGTTTGCAGCATCATTTTCTCCGGCAGCTATGACATATACAACCGAAACATATCCACCCGTTAAGCGTGTGACAGCAATTAGTTTTATTAGCACAAGTTTCATGTTATCTGGAGTGTTAGGTCAAAATATGAGTGAGATGATTGTAAGTCACTTTAATTGGCAGTGGATATACTTTATCTTAACTCTACTTTATTTAATATTAGCATTTGTTATTTTGAAAAATGTACCAGAAAGTTCTCACAAAAATCCCGATATTAAACTACTTAAATTTTTTAATAACTTTAAAGATTTTAAAGAGAACTTGAAAGTTTTTTATTGTTTATTTATCTCACTCACACTCCTAATTATGTTTATTAGCATGTACAGTATTTTGAATTCTTACATTACTTCAAGTCAAGTAGCCGGAGATATGTCTGCCGCATCTATAGTTAAACTTTTTGGTGTAATAGGGATGTTGTTATCATTATTAGCTGGACGCTTAAGTAGTCGATTAGGTATGAAACGAGTACTTTCTATTGCACTTGCAACGTCTGTCGTGTCGCTTATTTTAATTGGGACTTTTACTAATATTGTAGTGATTACAATTTTTAGTGTGACATTTGTTGCAGGTATAGCATTCTCTATACCAACAGTTATTTCCAAAATTGGTGTCGTTGTTAACAGTAACCAAGGTTTCTTCTTATCTGTAAACACAGTTATTCTGTTTTTAGGTACAGCTATTGCTCCAATATTAATGATTTACGTAGAGCAACTTACAAATTTTTTCATACAATTTGCCGTTATCGCGTTGATTGGACTTATGTCTTTAATCGTCTCATTCTTTATGCCGAGCGATCAACGTTCATATTAA
- a CDS encoding LysR substrate-binding domain-containing protein, producing the protein MIFEKRFYNNDLKVKCFMENELMVAMIQHHPLAHYLTLTFANMKQYDFVIHISGSTRESINEWCHDNLIFLNIRMHANSLSSILETIQHYKM; encoded by the coding sequence GTGATTTTCGAAAAAAGATTTTACAATAACGATTTAAAGGTCAAGTGTTTTATGGAAAATGAACTCATGGTAGCCATGATTCAACATCACCCTCTTGCGCATTATTTAACTTTAACATTCGCTAATATGAAACAATATGACTTTGTCATACATATTAGCGGTTCTACAAGAGAAAGTATTAATGAATGGTGTCATGATAATTTGATTTTTCTTAATATACGCATGCATGCAAATAGCTTAAGTAGTATTTTAGAGACAATACAACATTATAAAATGTAA